One window from the genome of Tachysurus vachellii isolate PV-2020 chromosome 5, HZAU_Pvac_v1, whole genome shotgun sequence encodes:
- the khdc4 gene encoding KH homology domain-containing protein 4 isoform X2, with translation MSFCETQNSGRRSKWDQAAPSSGALDAAAAVAAKINAMLVAKGKLNPAQINTHTPGDTAACGGAKSAVKARDDLVVAEVEINDVPLTCRNLLTRGQTQDEISRVSGAAVSTRGRYMTAEEKAKALPSDRPLYLHVQGQTRELVDKAVNRIKELITNGVVKAAVSQPPPAILPPTGPKPHCTGVKVFVGLDHALPGFSVKERVEGPHCSYLQHIQNETGAKLFLRGQRSGCIEPASGREAFEPMHIYVSHPKPEGITAAKTLCENLLQTVHAEYSRYLSEMSAVMPTQGFLPPPGVNGMPHFYPPTVPPAAPAPTLYPLPPLTVVPTTAPEPTVPPTAPYHITHPLAANLTQNLTPAVYPLVAPPQHTIPSPVKPEAPPTSKPVSQTKSVAPAPAQKRRFTEEVPEESDNSLLGYQHGPIHVTNLGSGFSVTSPETVGPQHNISASCGERQERDSRQMMLALPPPLSSGIREQKSEERLHGSLAPQIKRIRMGLVSYSGDSSTWAAGTFRCTAPSQPHPKTQTTQSMPFWMAP, from the exons ATGTCGTTTTGTGAAACTCAGAACAGCGG GCGGCGTAGTAAATGGGACCAGGCCGCTCCGTCCTCTGGTGCTCTGGATGCTGCTGCTGCCGTTGCTGCCAAAATCAATGCTATGCTGGTGGCTAAAGGAAAACTGAACCCagcacagattaacacacacacaccaggggaCACT gCTGCATGTGGAGGGGCTAAGAGTGCAGTAAAAGCAAGGGATGACCTGGTGGTGGCTGAGGTGGAGATAAACGATGTGCCGCTTACTTGCAGGAATCTGCTGACCCGAGGACAAACACAGGACGAG aTCAGCAGGGTGAGTGGGGCTGCAGTGTCCACTAGAGGGCGCTACATGACTGCAGAGGAGAAAGCTAAAGCTCTGCCCAG CGACCGTCCACTCTACCTTCATGTTCAAGGCCAAACCAGAGAGCTTGTGGACA aGGCTGTAAACAGGATTAAGGAACTCATCACTAATGGAGTGGTTAAAGCGGCAGTGTCTCAGCCCCCTCCTGCCATACTGCCTCCTACAGGACCCAAACCTCACTGCActggg gtgaaggtgtttgtgggATTGGACCATGCGCTTCCTGGTTTCTCTGTGAAGGAGAGGGTGGAGGGACCGCACTGTTCTTACTTACAGCACATTCAGAATGAGACAGGAGCCAAGCTATTTCTGCGGGGTCAAAGGTCAGGCTGCATTGAGCCAGCATCTGGGAGAGAGGCCTTCGAGCCTATGCACATCTATGTCAGTCACCCAAAGCCAGAGGGTATCACTGCTGCTAAGACTTTGTGTGAAAACCTGCTGCAGACG gTACATGCAGAGTATTCTCGCTACCTGAGTGAGATGAGTGCTGTGATGCCCACACAAG GTTTCCTTCCTCCTCCTGGTGTAAATGGTATGCCCCATTTTTACCCACCTACTGTGCCTCCTGCAGCCCCGGCACCCACTCTTTACCCCCTTCCCCCTCTGACAGTAGTACCTACTACAGCACCAGAACCCACAGTGCCCCCTACTGCGCCGTACCACATCACACACCCACTTGCAGCTAATCTCACACAG aACCTCACACCAGCAGTATACCCACTTGTGGCTCCACCCCAACATACGATTCCATCTCCAGTCAAACCTGAGGCTCCGCCTACTTCCAAGCCTGTGTCTCAGACAAAATCTGTGGCTCCGGCCCCTGCCCAGAAACGACGCTTCACTGAGGAAGTGCCTGAGGAGAGTGATAACAGCCTCCTAGGATATCAG CATGGACCCATTCATGTGACTAATTTAGGTTCAGGCTTCTCAGTGACCAGCCCTGAGACTGTAGGACCCCAACACAACATTTCTGCTTCCTGTGGGGAGAGACAGGAaagagacag TAGGCAGATGATGCTGGCTCTACCCCCACCATTGAGCAGTGGAATTCGAGAACAGAAGAGTGAAGAGCGACTGCATGGCTCCCTGG ctccTCAGATAAAGCGCATCAGGATGGGGTTGGTATCATACTCTGGTGATT CTTCAACATGGGCTGCTGGGACTTTCAGATGCACTGCCCCTTCTCAGCCACACCCCAAAACACAGACCACACAGTCAATGCCTTTCTGGATGGCGCCATGA
- the khdc4 gene encoding KH homology domain-containing protein 4 isoform X1, protein MSFCETQNSGRRSKWDQAAPSSGALDAAAAVAAKINAMLVAKGKLNPAQINTHTPGDTAACGGAKSAVKARDDLVVAEVEINDVPLTCRNLLTRGQTQDEISRVSGAAVSTRGRYMTAEEKAKALPSDRPLYLHVQGQTRELVDKAVNRIKELITNGVVKAAVSQPPPAILPPTGPKPHCTGVKVFVGLDHALPGFSVKERVEGPHCSYLQHIQNETGAKLFLRGQRSGCIEPASGREAFEPMHIYVSHPKPEGITAAKTLCENLLQTVHAEYSRYLSEMSAVMPTQGFLPPPGVNGMPHFYPPTVPPAAPAPTLYPLPPLTVVPTTAPEPTVPPTAPYHITHPLAANLTQNLTPAVYPLVAPPQHTIPSPVKPEAPPTSKPVSQTKSVAPAPAQKRRFTEEVPEESDNSLLGYQHGPIHVTNLGSGFSVTSPETVGPQHNISASCGERQERDSRQMMLALPPPLSSGIREQKSEERLHGSLAPQIKRIRMGLVSYSGDSSDEEEELVSQNMGEASVVGSSPSTWAAGTFRCTAPSQPHPKTQTTQSMPFWMAP, encoded by the exons ATGTCGTTTTGTGAAACTCAGAACAGCGG GCGGCGTAGTAAATGGGACCAGGCCGCTCCGTCCTCTGGTGCTCTGGATGCTGCTGCTGCCGTTGCTGCCAAAATCAATGCTATGCTGGTGGCTAAAGGAAAACTGAACCCagcacagattaacacacacacaccaggggaCACT gCTGCATGTGGAGGGGCTAAGAGTGCAGTAAAAGCAAGGGATGACCTGGTGGTGGCTGAGGTGGAGATAAACGATGTGCCGCTTACTTGCAGGAATCTGCTGACCCGAGGACAAACACAGGACGAG aTCAGCAGGGTGAGTGGGGCTGCAGTGTCCACTAGAGGGCGCTACATGACTGCAGAGGAGAAAGCTAAAGCTCTGCCCAG CGACCGTCCACTCTACCTTCATGTTCAAGGCCAAACCAGAGAGCTTGTGGACA aGGCTGTAAACAGGATTAAGGAACTCATCACTAATGGAGTGGTTAAAGCGGCAGTGTCTCAGCCCCCTCCTGCCATACTGCCTCCTACAGGACCCAAACCTCACTGCActggg gtgaaggtgtttgtgggATTGGACCATGCGCTTCCTGGTTTCTCTGTGAAGGAGAGGGTGGAGGGACCGCACTGTTCTTACTTACAGCACATTCAGAATGAGACAGGAGCCAAGCTATTTCTGCGGGGTCAAAGGTCAGGCTGCATTGAGCCAGCATCTGGGAGAGAGGCCTTCGAGCCTATGCACATCTATGTCAGTCACCCAAAGCCAGAGGGTATCACTGCTGCTAAGACTTTGTGTGAAAACCTGCTGCAGACG gTACATGCAGAGTATTCTCGCTACCTGAGTGAGATGAGTGCTGTGATGCCCACACAAG GTTTCCTTCCTCCTCCTGGTGTAAATGGTATGCCCCATTTTTACCCACCTACTGTGCCTCCTGCAGCCCCGGCACCCACTCTTTACCCCCTTCCCCCTCTGACAGTAGTACCTACTACAGCACCAGAACCCACAGTGCCCCCTACTGCGCCGTACCACATCACACACCCACTTGCAGCTAATCTCACACAG aACCTCACACCAGCAGTATACCCACTTGTGGCTCCACCCCAACATACGATTCCATCTCCAGTCAAACCTGAGGCTCCGCCTACTTCCAAGCCTGTGTCTCAGACAAAATCTGTGGCTCCGGCCCCTGCCCAGAAACGACGCTTCACTGAGGAAGTGCCTGAGGAGAGTGATAACAGCCTCCTAGGATATCAG CATGGACCCATTCATGTGACTAATTTAGGTTCAGGCTTCTCAGTGACCAGCCCTGAGACTGTAGGACCCCAACACAACATTTCTGCTTCCTGTGGGGAGAGACAGGAaagagacag TAGGCAGATGATGCTGGCTCTACCCCCACCATTGAGCAGTGGAATTCGAGAACAGAAGAGTGAAGAGCGACTGCATGGCTCCCTGG ctccTCAGATAAAGCGCATCAGGATGGGGTTGGTATCATACTCTGGTGATTCTtctgatgaagaggaggagcttGTATCTCAGAACATGGGTGAAGCCAGTGTGGTTGGCTCCTCCCCTTCAACATGGGCTGCTGGGACTTTCAGATGCACTGCCCCTTCTCAGCCACACCCCAAAACACAGACCACACAGTCAATGCCTTTCTGGATGGCGCCATGA
- the khdc4 gene encoding KH homology domain-containing protein 4 isoform X3: MSFCETQNSGRRSKWDQAAPSSGALDAAAAVAAKINAMLVAKGKLNPAQINTHTPGDTAACGGAKSAVKARDDLVVAEVEINDVPLTCRNLLTRGQTQDEISRVSGAAVSTRGRYMTAEEKAKALPSDRPLYLHVQGQTRELVDKAVNRIKELITNGVVKAAVSQPPPAILPPTGPKPHCTGVKVFVGLDHALPGFSVKERVEGPHCSYLQHIQNETGAKLFLRGQRSGCIEPASGREAFEPMHIYVSHPKPEGITAAKTLCENLLQTVHAEYSRYLSEMSAVMPTQGFLPPPGVNGMPHFYPPTVPPAAPAPTLYPLPPLTVVPTTAPEPTVPPTAPYHITHPLAANLTQNLTPAVYPLVAPPQHTIPSPVKPEAPPTSKPVSQTKSVAPAPAQKRRFTEEVPEESDNSLLGYQHGPIHVTNLGSGFSVTSPETVGPQHNISASCGERQERDSRQMMLALPPPLSSGIREQKSEERLHGSLEAPFPSLIGWWIRHPL, translated from the exons ATGTCGTTTTGTGAAACTCAGAACAGCGG GCGGCGTAGTAAATGGGACCAGGCCGCTCCGTCCTCTGGTGCTCTGGATGCTGCTGCTGCCGTTGCTGCCAAAATCAATGCTATGCTGGTGGCTAAAGGAAAACTGAACCCagcacagattaacacacacacaccaggggaCACT gCTGCATGTGGAGGGGCTAAGAGTGCAGTAAAAGCAAGGGATGACCTGGTGGTGGCTGAGGTGGAGATAAACGATGTGCCGCTTACTTGCAGGAATCTGCTGACCCGAGGACAAACACAGGACGAG aTCAGCAGGGTGAGTGGGGCTGCAGTGTCCACTAGAGGGCGCTACATGACTGCAGAGGAGAAAGCTAAAGCTCTGCCCAG CGACCGTCCACTCTACCTTCATGTTCAAGGCCAAACCAGAGAGCTTGTGGACA aGGCTGTAAACAGGATTAAGGAACTCATCACTAATGGAGTGGTTAAAGCGGCAGTGTCTCAGCCCCCTCCTGCCATACTGCCTCCTACAGGACCCAAACCTCACTGCActggg gtgaaggtgtttgtgggATTGGACCATGCGCTTCCTGGTTTCTCTGTGAAGGAGAGGGTGGAGGGACCGCACTGTTCTTACTTACAGCACATTCAGAATGAGACAGGAGCCAAGCTATTTCTGCGGGGTCAAAGGTCAGGCTGCATTGAGCCAGCATCTGGGAGAGAGGCCTTCGAGCCTATGCACATCTATGTCAGTCACCCAAAGCCAGAGGGTATCACTGCTGCTAAGACTTTGTGTGAAAACCTGCTGCAGACG gTACATGCAGAGTATTCTCGCTACCTGAGTGAGATGAGTGCTGTGATGCCCACACAAG GTTTCCTTCCTCCTCCTGGTGTAAATGGTATGCCCCATTTTTACCCACCTACTGTGCCTCCTGCAGCCCCGGCACCCACTCTTTACCCCCTTCCCCCTCTGACAGTAGTACCTACTACAGCACCAGAACCCACAGTGCCCCCTACTGCGCCGTACCACATCACACACCCACTTGCAGCTAATCTCACACAG aACCTCACACCAGCAGTATACCCACTTGTGGCTCCACCCCAACATACGATTCCATCTCCAGTCAAACCTGAGGCTCCGCCTACTTCCAAGCCTGTGTCTCAGACAAAATCTGTGGCTCCGGCCCCTGCCCAGAAACGACGCTTCACTGAGGAAGTGCCTGAGGAGAGTGATAACAGCCTCCTAGGATATCAG CATGGACCCATTCATGTGACTAATTTAGGTTCAGGCTTCTCAGTGACCAGCCCTGAGACTGTAGGACCCCAACACAACATTTCTGCTTCCTGTGGGGAGAGACAGGAaagagacag TAGGCAGATGATGCTGGCTCTACCCCCACCATTGAGCAGTGGAATTCGAGAACAGAAGAGTGAAGAGCGACTGCATGGCTCCCTGG AAGCCCCCTTTCcttctctgattggctggtggATTCGTCACCCACTCTAA